A single genomic interval of Drosophila virilis strain 15010-1051.87 chromosome 2, Dvir_AGI_RSII-ME, whole genome shotgun sequence harbors:
- the LOC6630990 gene encoding uncharacterized protein encodes MISRRDKLLQQPWEQLRYAQHREKVMSARPAIDTKSPRQHDHVQRKWKKQQNERERQQQIERENLRLLQKLGDIMSSKRMNNLWLEPRPNFLNREKLFPTRPYSSLPQIVTIYGVQPPGPVLYGMLSKPSVVSRCPTCSGNPERTQVAIPEQRLPWAMPRKSSSRKQQKQQQRCYHCGGVKSMERKLFDDYSFDYE; translated from the exons ATGATCTCGAGACGCGACAAATTGCTGCAGCAGCCCTGGGAGCAGCTGCGCTATGCACAGCATCGCGAGAAAGTGATGTCCGCACGTCCAGCGATTGATACCAAGTCGCCGCGCCAGCACGATCATGTGCAGCGCAAGtggaagaagcagcagaacgAACGGGAGCGCCAGCAGCAAATCGAACGTGAAAATCTACGTCTACTGCAGAAGCTGGGCGATATCATGAGCAGCAAGCGCATGAATAACCTGTGGCTGGAACCGAGACCCAA TTTTCTCAACCGGGAGAAGCTGTTTCCGACACGCCCTTACTCCAGCCTGCCACAGATTGTCACCATTTACGGCGTGCAGCCACCTGGTCCCGTGCTCTATGGCATGTTGTCCAAGCCGTCCGTTGTAAGCCGCTGTCCCACGTGCAGTGGCAATCCGGAGCGCACTCAAGTAGCCATACCGGAGCAACGGCTGCCCTGGGCGATGCCGCGCAAATCCTCTAGCCGCaaacaacagaagcagcaacagcgctgCTATCACTGCGGCGGCGTCAAGAGCATGGAGCGTAAACTCTTCGATGATTACTCCTTTGACTATGAATAA
- the Trmt61 gene encoding tRNA (adenine(58)-N(1))-methyltransferase catalytic subunit TRMT61A gives MSFLKPKTHIEQGDIVILYLSVNSMHAIEAVPTIVNKKGETIANIFQTPYGSLKVQSIIGVEYGSRVELSKGWAHVLQPNPELWTQTLPHRTQIIYTPDISMILHQLEVRPGAVIVESGTGSGSLSHYFLRALKPTGRLHTFDFHEARADQARDEFKRHGLGDFVTVYHRDVCNLGFTSELDGAADAVFLDLPAPDLAVPHAFKALKLSGGRFCSFSPCIEQSQRCINVLTKLGFNEICSMEVLQQESVIKTRSLPVIDLEFLKAPKSTERNPNDDIKSKEPKELKKYLTSSNPQVLPGHTGFLTFATLPPNIPKA, from the exons ATGAGTTTCCTTAAGCCCAAAACACACATAGAGCAAGGCGACATTGTCATTCTCTATCTGAGCGTGAACTCCATGCACGCCATCGAAGCGGTGCCGACgatagtaaacaaaaaaggcgAAACCATTGCGAACATCTTCCAGACGCCCTACGGCTCACTTAAAGTACAAA GTATTATTGGGGTGGAGTATGGCAGTCGCGTGGAGCTGTCCAAAGGCTGGGCGCACGTGTTGCAGCCAAATCCGGAACTGTGGACGCAGACGCTGCCACATCGCACACAAATTATATACACGCCTGACATAAGCATGATACTTCATCAGCTGGAGGTACGACCCGGCGCAGTGATTGTTGAGTCTGGCACTGGGTCCGGGTCCTTGTCGCACTATTTTCTGCGCGCACTAAAGCCCACGGGTCGCCTGCACACTTTCGACTTCCATGAGGCGCGAGCAGATCAGGCGCGCGACGAGTTCAAGCGACACGGACTAGGCGACTTTGTAACGGTTTATCACAGAGATGTGTGCAATTTGGGCTTCACCAGTGAGCTGGATGGTGCGGCTGATGCGGTGTTTTTGGATCTACCCGCGCCGGATTTGGCGGTGCCACATGCATTCAAGGCGTTGAAGTTGTCGG GCGGTCGCTTTTGTTCGTTCTCACCGTGCATAGAACAGTCGCAGCGCTGCATAAATGTGCTCACCAAGCTGGGCTTCAACGAGATATGCTCAATGGAGGTACTGCAACAGGAGAGTGTGATCAAAACCCGTTCACTGCCGGTCATCGATTTGGAGTTTCTCAAAGCACCTAAAAGCACAGAGAGAAATCCAAATGACGACATCAAATCAAAGGAACCCAAGGAGCTGAAAAAGTATTTAACCTCCAGTAATCCTCAAGTGCTGCCCGGTCATACGGGCTTTCTCACCTTTGCCACCCTGCCGCCCAACATACCCAAAGCTTAA